The segment TAAATTTTTTGAATGGGCAGGAGTTGTTACTGCTATTTTATATTCATTATTTGTTGCACTAAATATTGGAATAGAATTTTTAGGTTTCTGCTTATTACTTTTATCAGCAATTTTAATTGGTATTTGGGCTTATAGGGGTGGTCACAAAGGAATATTATTATTACAATTTTTTTATGCAACAGCAGGAATTGTTGGAATGATTAGATGGTTTTAGATATGGACATGATAAAATTAAAAATTAAATTATAAAATATTTTTTTTATGGAAAATTTAAATTTAGAAAATGTAAAATCTTATGTAGATACCTTATGGGTTATTGATTGCGCTATATTAGTTTTTATTATGCAAGCAGGTTTTATGTGCATGGAAACTGGACTTTCTAGACATAAAAACAGTATTAATGTTGCATTAAAAAATGCAGCCGATTTTGGAGTTTCAGTCGTTATTTTTTGGATTTTCGGTTTCGGTCTGATGTTTGGTTCAAGTTATAATGGTTTGTTTGGAACTGATTTGTTCTTTTTTAAAACAACCAACGCTGAATATATGACTTATTTTGTTTTCCAAGCAATGTTTGTTGCAACGGCAGCTACAATTATTTCAGGAGCTGTTGCAGAGAGAATGAAATTTAATGGCTATTTAATAATTACAATTTTAGCAACTGGAATTATTTATCCAATTGTAGGTCATTGGGCTTGGTCTTCGAGCTATTTAAGTAATATTGATAGTGCTAAAGAATTATTGAATGAAGTAGATCAGGTTACGTCGACAGGTTGGTTAACTAATTTAGGATTTGTAGATTTTGCAGGTAGCACAATAGTTCACTCAGTTGGTGGATGGATTGCTCTTTCAGCGGTAATAATTATTGGTCCTAGGATTGGCAAATATTCTGAGTCAAATAAAGGAAAATTTACTGGCTCAAGTTTTCCTTTAGCCGTTCTTGGTACTTTAATTTTATGGTTTGGATGGTTTGGATTTAATGGTGGTAGTAATGGTGCAATGGATGAGGCTGTTCCATTAATTTTAATAAATACTTTTCTTGCTGCAGCGTTTGGCTTGTTAACAGGTTTAGGAACTTCATTTATAATTTATAAAAAACCAGACCCTTTTTATGTTGTTCTAGGTCCTTTAGCGGGATTAGTAGCTATAACCGCAGGGTGTAATTCAATGACAACCGTAGTTGCAATTTTTGTTGGAATAATTGGAGCACTAGTAGCAGTGCTAATTACAGAGATTTTAAATAAATATGAAATTGACGATGTAGTAGGAGCAGTACCAGTTCATTTAGGAGCAGGTGTTTGGGGAACTCTAGCGGTAGGTTTTTTTAGTGATTTAAATATTTTAGGAACAGATCTAACAAGACTAGAACAAATAAAAGCACAATTTATTGGAGTTTTAACAATAGGAGCTTTTTCTTTTTTCGGATCATATATAATTTTAAGAATTTTAAATTATTTTTATCCATTGAGAGTTACTCCTCTACAAGAAGAGTTAGGATTGAATATAGCTGAGCATAATGCGGTTTCAGTAGAACATGATTTAATTTCAATTTTAGAAAAACAATCTCAAAGTGGAGATCTTGCTATTAGAGGGCCTCAAGATCCATTTACAGCAGGAGGTGTAATTGGACTTTATTATAATAAATTGATGAATAAGCTTGAGATTAGTGAAAAAGAAAAAGAAAAATGGCGAAGTAGAATATCTAAAGAAGTAAATTTAGCAGTAAAAGTTCAAGAAAATTTCTTACCAAAAAGAGATTTACAAAATTACCCTGTACATGGAATTAATATTGCTGCTAGAGAAGTTTCAGGAGACTTCTTTAGCTTTTATCCTCACAATGACAGTATTTATTTTATTATAGCCGATGTTGCTGGTAAAGGTGTTCATGCAGGGATGGTAATGGCAAAAGCTTCAACTTTATTTGAAGTAATGTCAAGAGACCAGGTTGATCCAGATGAAATGATGTTTCATATGAACAATGATTTATTTATCACTAAAACTTCTGGTATGTTTGTTACCTGTGTGCTTGGAAAATATGATCTAATTTCAGATGAAATCACATGGGTAAATGGTGGACATCAACCAGCTATAATTAGGAATGAGAAGGGTGAATACCAAAGTTTTGGTAGTGACGCACCACCAATGGGGGTTATTTCTCAAAAAGATAAATCAATTTATAAAATCAATAAACAAGTTTTAAATGGAAATAAATTTTATGTTTTCACAGATGGGTTATCAGAGAGTTTAGATGAAGAAGGAAAAGAAATAGGCATAGATGGTTCAATTAAGATTATTGAGGATAATTATACAAAGGACTCGAAAAGACACTTATCAGATATTACTAAAAAAATAATTAAAATTTCTGGGCCTGGAAAATTAAGTGATGATCTTACTTTAATATCAATTGGATAGTAGAAAACTTTTGAACAATATATTTTCGTTTTAATTAAAGCTCGAAATTATTTTTGGAATATAATTTTTGAAATTAAAAAAACCTTTGTTGCAAAATTGCCAAGCAAGTTGGTCAAGATCTCTGTACAAAAAATTTAACTTTAAATTATTTGAACTTAGATAATCTAAATTTTCACCAACAGTTGGATATAAACAATAATAATTTTCAATATTTTTAATTTCACTTATATCGATAACTTCACAATTAATAGATCTATCTTTTAACCTTTGTTTTTGATCCTCTATTAAAAGGGATTTAAATTTTACTAATTTTTCACTGAGTTTTATGCATCTATTTTCATTTTTGTTTGAAATTATATAAATTTTTTCAAATTTATTTTCCTTAAAGTCAGTGATTTCAAAAGATAGATTGTTTTCAAAAACTAACAGATTTTTTTCATCTATATTTCGTGGGTTATTAAATTCTTTTTTAACTAAAGAATAAGATTTCTCAGATATCTTAGGAAAAGCATTTTCATTTAACTTAATATTTTTAAATCTATTATTAGTAAATTTTTTAATATTCCACTCACTTGCCAAATAATGTTTACCTTGAGTTTGAATTCCAGCCACCCATCTCCATCCAAGAGTATTTGATGCAGCATCCCCATCGTAAAGATGTTTCATAAAAAATTCAGCACCTAATTGCCAGGGTAATTCCAGAGTAAATATCCAAATACTTGCAAACCACATTCTAGTGTGATTATGAAGATAGTTGTTTTCTTTAAGCTCATTTACCCACTGATTAAAGCATTCTAAGTCAGTTTTTCCTTCAATTGCATCTAGATAATTTTGTTTATCTTTAAATTCATTTCTAAGATTATTTAGTTCCATTAAAAAATCTGACCAAACATTTGGTCTTAATTCTAGCCAACCTTTCCAATAAACACGCCACAAAACTTCTTGAATAAATTTTTCATTTTTTGTAAATGAAAATTTTTTAAGTGATTTATCGATAACTTCTAATTCACTTATAATCCCGTGAGTAATGTAGGGAGATAAACATGAAATATTTGATCTATTATCAGGACCAAAATCAAAATTTCTTAATTTAGAATATTGAGAAAGATTACTTTCAACAAAATGATTTAATTTATCAAGGGCCTTAGCCCTCGAAGCTTCAAATATCATACTATTTTATCTTGATTTTTTTTTTTTAAGACCTAATTTATCACTATGTCTTAGTCTTAATATGACGATTGCAGCTGCAATAAGAACTATAGCTACAGCCTCATACACCAATGCAGTTGGATCCATCTCTTTGCCTTGAAGTATTATAAATCGAGCAAGAGCAGTGATCGCAATTAAAAGGGGTAGAGTAATACTAATTGATTGTTGATCCCAAAATACTCTGACCATTGCAAGAACCTCTAAATATAGAAACATTAAAAGCAAATCAGCTAGTGTTACCGATTGATTAAGAAACATATTTTTAATTTCGATACCAACTGCAATTACAGTGCTTATTAAAATAATACACATTAAAATTAGCTGTAAATTTTTTGCTATTTTTTCCATTACTTATCTTTACTAAATGGTAGCCACTTTTCAAATACTGATTTTGATGGTCCATCATAAGGTATTGAGTATGAGCTAGGATTAGGACTTGTTAAAACTTCAATTCCCTTAGAGAAAACAAAAATAAAAACTATTACGAAGACAATTACCATTATTTTAAATGGGTCAAAATTTTTTGTTTTAAAAACACTATTCGATTGTGCCTCAGCTTTGTGGAAATTTTTAAAAGTCATGTAAACTGCAAATATTAAACCAATATGTGCAATATAAAGACCTGCCCAGCCGAATGCAAAAGTTGTGTATGAAAAAACATATAAACTAAAAACTGTTGTCCAAATAAAACTTAAAACTAATAGAATTTGGAGTCTTACAGTTTTAGGAAGAGACCTAAGGTCATTCTTGCTGTCATCAAATAATATATTTGCAGCATCTATCATCCAGTTTTTTAATGATTTCATCATTTATAACTATAATATTTGATATTATGGACAAATGTCAAATTGTCCTAAGTTTAATAATTACAGTTTTTTCTTGTTAAAATTTATGAATCTTTCAACATTTGATTTGTTAAATGTTTTGTTTTCTTCAAAAGACACTTTTTTCATTGAGTAAGCCGAACTTTTAGTTTGTCTCGACTCAATGATAATATTTCCTTTATAAAGTTTCAGTTTAACTGACCCATTAACTTTATTTTTATTAAGATCTACAATTTTTTGAAGTTTAAATCTTTCTTTAGAGTACCAAAAACCATTATAGATAAGTTCTGCATATCTTGGCATTACTTGATCTTTTTTATGCATCGTATCTTTATCAAGAGTTACAGATTCAATTGCTCTATGTGCATGAATTAATAATGTTCCTCCAGGTGTTTCATATACGCCTCTAGACTTAATTCCAATAAATCTATTCTCAACTAAATCAACTCTTCCAATTCCATTTTTACCTGCAAGCTGATTAAGTTTTTCTAATAGTTTTGATGCAGATAATTTTTTCCCATTTATTCCAAGTGGGTCACCATTTTTAAAATTGATAGTTACATAGCTTGGTCTATTAGGTGCTTTTTCTGGTGAAGTAGTTCTTTGAAATATAAATTCAGGCGCAGAATTTTTTGGGTTTTCTAAAACTTTTCCCTCAGTCGATGTGTGAAACAGATTGTCATCAACTGAAAATGGAGGAGCTCCTTTTTTATCTTTAGGGATAGCTATCCCATGTTTTTTCGCATAATTAATTAGGTCTGTTCTTGATTTTAATTTCCAAATTCTCCAAGGCGCAATAATTTTTATTTTTGGTCCAAAATAATGATAACCTAACTCAAATCTAACTTGGTCATTACCTTTTCCAGTTGCTCCATGTGCAACAGCATAAGCTTTATATTTTTTTGCAACTTTTATTTGGTCTTTTGCGATTAGTGGTCTTGCAATTGATGTTCCAAGTAAATAAACACCTTCATAAATTGCGTGGCCTCTAATCATTGGATAAACATAATCTTTTACAAATATATCTTTTAAATCTTTAATAATAATATTTTTAACACCAAATTTTTTTGCATTTTTGATAATTTTTTTTCTGTTAATTTCTTGGCCAACATCTGCGGTATAACAAATAACTTCCGCATCATAATTTTCTTGAAGCCATTTTAAAATTATAGAGGTATCTAGCCCCCCAGAATAGGCTAACACTATTTTCTTTTTTGATTTCATTAATTAACTACAAGCTTTT is part of the Candidatus Pelagibacter sp. HTCC7211 genome and harbors:
- the amt gene encoding ammonium transporter; the encoded protein is MENLNLENVKSYVDTLWVIDCAILVFIMQAGFMCMETGLSRHKNSINVALKNAADFGVSVVIFWIFGFGLMFGSSYNGLFGTDLFFFKTTNAEYMTYFVFQAMFVATAATIISGAVAERMKFNGYLIITILATGIIYPIVGHWAWSSSYLSNIDSAKELLNEVDQVTSTGWLTNLGFVDFAGSTIVHSVGGWIALSAVIIIGPRIGKYSESNKGKFTGSSFPLAVLGTLILWFGWFGFNGGSNGAMDEAVPLILINTFLAAAFGLLTGLGTSFIIYKKPDPFYVVLGPLAGLVAITAGCNSMTTVVAIFVGIIGALVAVLITEILNKYEIDDVVGAVPVHLGAGVWGTLAVGFFSDLNILGTDLTRLEQIKAQFIGVLTIGAFSFFGSYIILRILNYFYPLRVTPLQEELGLNIAEHNAVSVEHDLISILEKQSQSGDLAIRGPQDPFTAGGVIGLYYNKLMNKLEISEKEKEKWRSRISKEVNLAVKVQENFLPKRDLQNYPVHGINIAAREVSGDFFSFYPHNDSIYFIIADVAGKGVHAGMVMAKASTLFEVMSRDQVDPDEMMFHMNNDLFITKTSGMFVTCVLGKYDLISDEITWVNGGHQPAIIRNEKGEYQSFGSDAPPMGVISQKDKSIYKINKQVLNGNKFYVFTDGLSESLDEEGKEIGIDGSIKIIEDNYTKDSKRHLSDITKKIIKISGPGKLSDDLTLISIG
- a CDS encoding FAD-binding domain-containing protein translates to MIFEASRAKALDKLNHFVESNLSQYSKLRNFDFGPDNRSNISCLSPYITHGIISELEVIDKSLKKFSFTKNEKFIQEVLWRVYWKGWLELRPNVWSDFLMELNNLRNEFKDKQNYLDAIEGKTDLECFNQWVNELKENNYLHNHTRMWFASIWIFTLELPWQLGAEFFMKHLYDGDAASNTLGWRWVAGIQTQGKHYLASEWNIKKFTNNRFKNIKLNENAFPKISEKSYSLVKKEFNNPRNIDEKNLLVFENNLSFEITDFKENKFEKIYIISNKNENRCIKLSEKLVKFKSLLIEDQKQRLKDRSINCEVIDISEIKNIENYYCLYPTVGENLDYLSSNNLKLNFLYRDLDQLAWQFCNKGFFNFKNYIPKIISSFN
- a CDS encoding phosphate-starvation-inducible PsiE family protein — translated: MEKIAKNLQLILMCIILISTVIAVGIEIKNMFLNQSVTLADLLLMFLYLEVLAMVRVFWDQQSISITLPLLIAITALARFIILQGKEMDPTALVYEAVAIVLIAAAIVILRLRHSDKLGLKKKKSR
- a CDS encoding UbiA family prenyltransferase produces the protein MKSLKNWMIDAANILFDDSKNDLRSLPKTVRLQILLVLSFIWTTVFSLYVFSYTTFAFGWAGLYIAHIGLIFAVYMTFKNFHKAEAQSNSVFKTKNFDPFKIMVIVFVIVFIFVFSKGIEVLTSPNPSSYSIPYDGPSKSVFEKWLPFSKDK
- a CDS encoding argininosuccinate synthase, with amino-acid sequence MKSKKKIVLAYSGGLDTSIILKWLQENYDAEVICYTADVGQEINRKKIIKNAKKFGVKNIIIKDLKDIFVKDYVYPMIRGHAIYEGVYLLGTSIARPLIAKDQIKVAKKYKAYAVAHGATGKGNDQVRFELGYHYFGPKIKIIAPWRIWKLKSRTDLINYAKKHGIAIPKDKKGAPPFSVDDNLFHTSTEGKVLENPKNSAPEFIFQRTTSPEKAPNRPSYVTINFKNGDPLGINGKKLSASKLLEKLNQLAGKNGIGRVDLVENRFIGIKSRGVYETPGGTLLIHAHRAIESVTLDKDTMHKKDQVMPRYAELIYNGFWYSKERFKLQKIVDLNKNKVNGSVKLKLYKGNIIIESRQTKSSAYSMKKVSFEENKTFNKSNVERFINFNKKKL